The nucleotide sequence TTCCGTGTCGGAGAGGGTGTGCTCCTCCTCGGAAAGAGGCTGTTCTCCCTCGGACAACGGATGCTCATCCTCGGAATCGTGGTAATCCACCTCGGAGGTGGCCTGCTCTTCCTCGGATTGGTGGTAATCGATCTCAGAGGCAGCCAGTTCCTCTTCCGAAAAGGTTTGCTCCTGCTCTTGTTCTTGCTCAAGGTCCCTCTCCTTCTGGCGGTAGTCAGACAGCTTCTTTTCCAAGGATTCCTTTAGCTCTTTTTCCAGAGCCTCCTTCAGTTGCGCTATTTCCTGTTCTTCTTCATGCTCTGAATATTTCTCCTCTTCGTACTCGCTGTCCCTGAGCGTGCGCTCCACTTCATCATCCTCCAGCCGGCTCTCGAAATCGCTCTCCAGCTGAGCCTGCTGTAGTTGCTCCACCGCCGCATCCAAATCCGCCGAGCTGGCAGCATAGTCACTCAAGGCCACCTCGCCGTGTTCATCCTCCACATCGGATTTACTCTGTACCGAGCTGTCCGAGAGCAAGCCCTCGCGACGCAGTTCCTCCTCCTCCCGGCGCAGATCGTCGTCTATCAAATCGGCGGCACTGATGGGTCTCACAATCAGCGAAGCCTGCACCGTGGCATCATCCTCACCAGCAATGAGACTGGGCGTGGGCACACGTCGTTCGATGATCACCGCCGACGAAGGAGTCTGCGGGCGACTCAGCGACTTGGAGCGATCCGCTTGAGAGGAAGCGCGAGATCGCTCGGACATGCTGCGCTGGTTGGCGTCCCGGAATCTCTGCAGACCCTTGGCCAGCTGCTCGTCCTCGGAGAGAACTCGGGATCCGTCCACCTCGTCCGCCTGCTGCTGAGCTGCCTCCACGCTGCGCAAAAGGTCCTCGAGGGTTTTGTTACCCGATCCATTGGAGCGTCGCGGTTCGATGATCTTCATGTCCTCCGTGATCTCGAACTCCTCGCACACAAAGTCATCGGGCAAAGGATCCGTCTGCGTGGACACCTCCACCTCGAACTCACCCTGGTCGTAGCTATCCGCCTGGCTGGAACTGGCCAGTCGTTCGCTGTCCTCGTAACTCTCCAAAGGCTGGCTTCCCGCTCTCGTGGATCGCTTCTCGCGCGGAGGACGCGGTGGCGGAGGCAGCGGGCGGAACTTCATCTTGTTAATGACCGCGCCCGACTGCAGATTGTTGCGATCTAGGGCACCCGGCTCCTCGTAGtcatcctcctcctccggctgctgtttctgctgctgctccttctCGTAGCTAGGGAAAAGGTTTAAGGTTTAAGGAGGATTAGATAGAGTCATGGGATTGAGTTGGGCAAAACGAAACTGAGCAAAAAGCCAAAGGCAAAAGCAAGAAGAGTCAGTGTCTGTGTGGTGAACTGCTTTATTGTGTGTGGAGTGCGTGTCTCGGGGGGATCGGATTAGTGGCTTAGCCTAGCCTAGTCTAAAACTTAACAACAAaggaatattaaataaaaacttaaCAGAATTGCATTCGAAACAAGTTAACGGCAAccaaaaaaaacgaaaaacaaatCAAGTGGTCAAAGCTCAAGAGGCTATACTCTTACTTCGACTTGATCATCAGGGGAATCTCGTCCAGACTGGCCGCGGATCTGCGCCGTGGCACCAGCGGGGAGTCCTCTGTGGGCACGTACTGCTGTGGCGGTGGTGGTCGAGCCGGTGGCGGCGACCCCCGAGAGCCACGGATGCTGGGCAGCGTGGCGAACCGCTCGCCCGGCGATCGGGTGAACTTCTTCCTGCGGGCAGGTGGTGTGGGCTTCGGCAGTGGCTCTTTGCGGACCACCGCGTAGCTGAAAGCGGGCAAGAAAGCAACTCCTGGCATTCTATTGTGAGGCAACGGGGGGCTCCTACTTACCCATCGCTCTCCAGCATCTCGATGACGAACTTCTCGTCGCTCTTGGTCCGTGGCCCCACATTCTCGTTGTCCTCCAGCTCGGGTCTGTACTTTATGTGCCCGTCCAGGATCAGGGAGTCGGCACCACGCGAGGTGCGGTCGTCCTCGGAACGCTGCGTGCGCGCCGATGTGGCGTCCGTGAATCTATCCGGCGTGGCTAGCGGTATGTGACGATATTCGTGTTCAGTGCGATAAACAATTACCTGGAAACGGAAAATAGTTTTATTAAACAGTCTCTAATGGTTTCTTAATAATATGAGTTTGAAATGTAGCTATAATCACAAATGGTCAATTTGTCAATGTCACGTTAAAGTTATAGTTGGTTATCTGTCAAAGAAAGTTCATCAAAGACAAATTCCAAGTCATATACAAACACTAACATTATATTAGAAAACTATATTTTTCCGCAATGGCAATTAGAACTTAATGAAAAAAGTTAACTTGACATTGAGAAATTTGCCCTTAAAGCTTAAAAGTAATACTCACATCTTCGTGTGGCTGCAAAAAGGTGTTCGATACTGATCTACCACCGAAGCCGTTGATGAAGGAGTCCGCATCCTTGTCGACGGATGCGTCGTCCCTTGTGCGTTTCTTCTGGCGCCTCGGTGCCTGCGGACGGGGCTTCTGTCGCTCCTGCTCCAGCTCCTCCTGAATCATCGCCGCTGCCTTGCCGCCGAGATCGAGGTTATTGAGTGCCTGCTCGGACTCCGTAACCGGTTGATCCCTGACCGGAGGTCGAAGGTACTCCTCGTCGTCGTCGAAGTACTGGATGCTGCTTCCCCCATCCTGGGGTATATCCTGGCTGCCCTCAATGGAGTACTTGCTGCGACTGCGTGCTTTGCGAAGTGGTCGCTTTGGAGTAAACTCACTGCCATTTTGTGACATGGAGAGATCGTCGCCGTAATCACTGCGCTGGAACTCCTGAGAGTCAAACTCCGGCTGATAGTTGCGATGCAGGCGACGTGGCTTGGCCGGCGGCACATCGTAGTCACCATATTCCGCCGGAACCTGTTCGGCGGAATAGCCCACGTGCTTCAAGGCGTTGGGCATGTCGTAACCCTCGCGGATGGCCTCACTGATGTACTGGCGCAACTGGATGTTATCCTCGGAAATGCCGCGCTTGCGCAGGAAGAACTCGTCATCATCGATGGGCTCCATGACAACCTTTTTGCCCGAACTAGCTGTGGATTGAGCATCCTGCCGGTCGTGGAACTTGTAGAAGCCAGCCTCGGCCTCCAATTCTGCTTTCCGGAGCAGCTTGTTTTTTTGAATATCCTTCTCCGTCCAGCCTTCGGCATCTCTGCTGTCCTCTGAGCGCAGATCCGAATCTTGGTGCACCATGGGCCGGCGCTTGAACTCCCTGGATCTCTTGCT is from Drosophila suzukii chromosome 3, CBGP_Dsuzu_IsoJpt1.0, whole genome shotgun sequence and encodes:
- the LOC108012828 gene encoding microtubule-associated protein futsch isoform X4, coding for MEIDAPLSSGGTTPRTESRTDYEIHTSQVDSSALEELPLQPENRRKGFMASAQDRTKKMQDGIRLQAGKLRTRLQSKPKPKPVSGSPKAKAKDRRRFKAPEFSKIKMPEIKRPDMSKLKDLKRPEFTKFNKPDMSKFKFPEKFSTLKLGRSKSFKENEGEVVSDETPEGTGATASPTQSQPTPKKKFEFNFGTYPRAFRKKQPVEEPIPVATESSLGTEGLSVIPSTETQPSQTSTSSPQGDRGPGPVRSRWADKFSDVSYNDSEGSRYRRYGSELESFDRESSLERRMKEDLEGTEDTASEAQPQPEMGILGVVADSKQFAEFDEENRAIHEISSKRSREFKRRPMVHQDSDLRSEDSRDAEGWTEKDIQKNKLLRKAELEAEAGFYKFHDRQDAQSTASSGKKVVMEPIDDDEFFLRKRGISEDNIQLRQYISEAIREGYDMPNALKHVGYSAEQVPAEYGDYDVPPAKPRRLHRNYQPEFDSQEFQRSDYGDDLSMSQNGSEFTPKRPLRKARSRSKYSIEGSQDIPQDGGSSIQYFDDDEEYLRPPVRDQPVTESEQALNNLDLGGKAAAMIQEELEQERQKPRPQAPRRQKKRTRDDASVDKDADSFINGFGGRSVSNTFLQPHEDVIVYRTEHEYRHIPLATPDRFTDATSARTQRSEDDRTSRGADSLILDGHIKYRPELEDNENVGPRTKSDEKFVIEMLESDGYAVVRKEPLPKPTPPARRKKFTRSPGERFATLPSIRGSRGSPPPARPPPPQQYVPTEDSPLVPRRRSAASLDEIPLMIKSNYEKEQQQKQQPEEEDDYEEPGALDRNNLQSGAVINKMKFRPLPPPPRPPREKRSTRAGSQPLESYEDSERLASSSQADSYDQGEFEVEVSTQTDPLPDDFVCEEFEITEDMKIIEPRRSNGSGNKTLEDLLRSVEAAQQQADEVDGSRVLSEDEQLAKGLQRFRDANQRSMSERSRASSQADRSKSLSRPQTPSSAVIIERRVPTPSLIAGEDDATVQASLIVRPISAADLIDDDLRREEEELRREGLLSDSSVQSKSDVEDEHGEVALSDYAASSADLDAAVEQLQQAQLESDFESRLEDDEVERTLRDSEYEEEKYSEHEEEQEIAQLKEALEKELKESLEKKLSDYRQKERDLEQEQEQEQTFSEEELAASEIDYHQSEEEQATSEVDYHDSEDEHPLSEGEQPLSEEEHTLSDTEQPQSESELPAVEEPIQKSTASEPTEAEVELKFVATLPTEPAFGDQEEEELTEAPLPPPRRKSTTAIEPIATTVLAIAEQSSRELTPVQTVQSPPEPQFPSHLAELEVERLRVHALQAGQIQVSQLHGSQIKADDLECKSGQLVVQNIELPPGFIDDIVERVREQRPSLLTTETQTSRQASSEPASSEKELPVKPPRHSKTTEQSTPIANLDEQTQTEAGLLPLPPPPAAYPSVEYLQSLAPLAFYNLQRSAEAEQAEALSPPERKAPHKCRRRHVQEHIEPESGSDLEEQLVERPRSRSRRSRTRSATQPLEEDYDGDQPKTVVQAGRQFISACSLELVNIINQLTHYVRGEAVEPQQAPRNVSALMVLFILITFGVLVFLLTGRQVHTHHWDYFNPPGNEHGRQT